The proteins below come from a single Halomonas binhaiensis genomic window:
- the uvrA gene encoding excinuclease ABC subunit UvrA, translating to MDKILVRGARTHNLKQIDVELPRDKLIVVTGLSGSGKSSLAFDTLYAEGQRRYVESLSTYARQFLSMMEKPDVDHIEGLSPAISIEQKSTSHNPRSTVGTITEIYDYLRLLFARAGTPRCPDHGEDLEAQTVSQMVDQVMALPEGSRLMLLAPVVSGRKGEHLQLMAELRAQGFVRAMIDGQVLELDDVKPLDKNRKHDISVVVDRIKVRDGLAQRLAESFETALGLADGTATIHFMDGEHDDVAFSARFACPVCGYSIAELEPRMFSFNNPAGACSTCDGLGVEQFFDPDKLISHPELSVAEGVIKGWDRRSVYYFNQLQAVADHYRFTLETPWQELARHEQEIILHGSGKDEVSFTYVNDRGKKVTREHPFEGVLPNLRRRYRETESSTVREELARYIAVQPCKTCEGSRLRKESRHVYVDDTTLPDVVRLPIGDAQHYFGNLVLPGRKGEIAVKILNEISARLEFLVNVGLDYLTLERSAETLSGGEAQRIRLASQIGAGLVGVMYILDEPSIGLHQRDNDRLLKTLEHLRDLGNTVIVVEHDEDAIRAADHVLDIGPGAGVHGGEIVAEGTPEQIMANKRSLTGQYLSGARAIDVPPWRIPGNPEKVLRLVGATGNNLQNVTLELPLGLLICVTGVSGSGKSTLINTTLMPIAARELNRATTLTPSPYTDIEGLDQLDKVIDIDQSPIGRTPRSNPATYTGIFTPIRELFAGTQEARSRGYKPGRFSFNVKGGRCEACQGEGMIKVEMHFLPDIYVPCDVCKGKRYNRETLEIQYKGKTIDEVLEMTVEEALEFFSPVPAIARRLQTLTDVGLTYIRLGQSATTLSGGEAQRVKLARELAKRDTGKTLYILDEPTTGLHFEDIRQLLTVLHRLRDHGNTIVVIEHNLDVIKTADWIIDLGPEGGSGGGQIIAEGTPEQVADMDISHTGRFLKPLLGRQTNRTDTEARGNRKTGKGGKEKATA from the coding sequence ATGGACAAGATTCTGGTCAGGGGTGCGCGCACCCATAACCTCAAGCAGATCGACGTCGAGCTCCCTCGGGACAAGCTGATTGTCGTCACAGGTCTGTCTGGCTCCGGCAAGTCTTCCCTGGCCTTCGATACGCTCTATGCAGAGGGCCAACGGCGTTACGTGGAATCGCTCTCCACCTATGCACGCCAGTTCCTGTCGATGATGGAAAAGCCCGATGTGGATCATATCGAGGGCTTGTCGCCTGCTATCTCCATCGAACAGAAATCCACATCCCACAACCCACGCTCCACGGTCGGCACCATCACCGAAATCTACGACTACCTGCGGCTGCTGTTCGCCCGTGCCGGTACGCCACGATGCCCGGACCATGGTGAAGACCTCGAAGCCCAGACCGTGTCACAGATGGTCGATCAGGTCATGGCACTGCCCGAAGGCAGCAGGTTGATGCTACTGGCCCCTGTCGTCAGTGGGCGCAAGGGTGAGCACCTGCAATTGATGGCCGAACTGCGTGCCCAGGGTTTCGTACGCGCCATGATCGATGGCCAGGTGCTGGAACTGGATGACGTCAAACCGTTGGACAAGAACCGCAAGCACGACATCAGCGTCGTCGTGGATCGTATCAAGGTCCGTGATGGCCTGGCCCAGCGCCTGGCAGAATCCTTCGAGACGGCTCTCGGCCTTGCGGATGGCACCGCTACCATTCACTTCATGGATGGTGAGCACGACGACGTCGCTTTTTCAGCGCGTTTCGCTTGCCCGGTATGTGGCTACTCGATTGCCGAGCTCGAGCCTCGCATGTTCTCGTTCAACAACCCGGCAGGAGCCTGCTCCACATGTGACGGGCTGGGCGTGGAGCAGTTCTTCGATCCCGACAAGCTGATCAGTCACCCGGAGCTCTCCGTGGCAGAAGGAGTGATCAAAGGCTGGGACCGACGCAGTGTCTATTACTTCAATCAACTGCAGGCTGTGGCCGACCACTATCGCTTCACCCTGGAGACGCCGTGGCAAGAGCTTGCCCGTCATGAACAGGAAATCATTCTCCACGGTAGCGGCAAAGATGAAGTTTCGTTCACCTATGTCAACGACCGCGGCAAGAAGGTGACCCGCGAGCATCCCTTCGAAGGCGTGCTGCCCAACCTTCGTCGTCGCTATCGCGAAACAGAATCCAGCACGGTTCGCGAAGAGCTGGCTCGCTATATCGCCGTGCAGCCCTGCAAGACCTGTGAAGGTTCCCGCTTGCGTAAGGAATCCCGCCACGTCTATGTGGATGACACCACACTCCCGGACGTAGTGCGCCTGCCTATCGGCGACGCTCAACATTACTTCGGCAATCTGGTATTACCAGGGCGGAAGGGTGAGATCGCTGTAAAGATCCTCAATGAAATTTCTGCGCGCCTGGAATTCCTGGTCAATGTGGGTCTCGATTACCTGACGCTGGAACGCAGTGCCGAAACATTGTCAGGAGGCGAAGCGCAGCGCATTCGTTTGGCCAGCCAGATCGGCGCAGGCCTGGTCGGCGTCATGTACATTCTCGATGAACCTTCCATTGGCCTGCACCAACGTGACAACGACCGCCTGCTCAAGACGCTAGAGCATCTGCGCGACCTGGGTAACACCGTGATTGTTGTCGAGCATGACGAAGACGCTATCCGCGCAGCCGACCACGTCCTGGACATTGGCCCCGGCGCAGGCGTGCATGGCGGCGAGATCGTTGCCGAGGGCACACCCGAGCAGATCATGGCCAACAAGCGTTCTCTGACGGGTCAGTACTTGTCAGGTGCCAGAGCCATTGACGTGCCGCCTTGGCGGATTCCGGGCAACCCCGAGAAGGTACTGCGCCTGGTCGGCGCCACCGGCAACAACCTGCAGAACGTCACCCTCGAACTCCCCCTGGGGCTGCTGATATGCGTGACCGGCGTCTCGGGCTCAGGCAAGTCGACGCTGATCAACACGACCCTGATGCCGATTGCCGCCCGAGAGCTGAACCGCGCCACAACCCTGACACCCTCTCCCTATACCGACATCGAGGGCCTGGATCAGCTCGACAAGGTCATCGATATCGACCAGAGCCCTATCGGCCGTACTCCACGCTCGAACCCGGCCACCTACACCGGAATATTCACGCCGATTCGCGAGCTGTTCGCCGGTACTCAGGAGGCACGCTCAAGGGGCTACAAGCCCGGTCGCTTCTCGTTCAACGTCAAGGGAGGGCGCTGCGAAGCCTGTCAGGGCGAAGGCATGATCAAAGTCGAGATGCACTTCCTGCCCGACATCTATGTTCCCTGCGATGTGTGCAAGGGCAAGCGCTATAACCGCGAGACCCTGGAGATCCAGTACAAAGGCAAGACTATCGACGAAGTGCTGGAGATGACGGTCGAGGAAGCGCTGGAATTCTTCAGCCCTGTGCCCGCCATCGCCCGCCGCCTGCAGACACTTACCGATGTGGGCCTGACCTATATTCGCCTGGGGCAAAGCGCAACTACCCTCTCCGGAGGTGAAGCCCAGCGCGTCAAGCTCGCTCGCGAACTTGCCAAGCGCGATACCGGCAAGACACTGTACATCCTCGACGAACCCACCACCGGCCTGCACTTCGAAGATATTCGCCAATTGCTTACCGTGCTGCACCGCCTGCGCGACCATGGCAACACCATCGTCGTCATCGAGCACAACCTTGATGTGATCAAGACGGCAGACTGGATCATCGATCTGGGCCCGGAAGGTGGCTCAGGTGGCGGCCAGATCATCGCCGAAGGCACTCCGGAGCAAGTCGCGGACATGGATATCTCACATACAGGACGCTTCCTCAAGCCACTGCTCGGACGCCAGACCAATCGCACAGATACCGAAGCCAGAGGCAATCGCAAGACAGGGAAAGGCGGCAAGGAAAAGGCGACCGCCTGA
- a CDS encoding MFS transporter, with amino-acid sequence MSKALLLATERRAIVGLAGLYATRMLGLFMVLPVLALNADHYAGATPLLVGLALGIYGLTQAVLQIPFGLLSDRIGRKPIIAGGLLLFLLGSIVAAQADSIAALILGRSLQGSGAVAAAIMALLADQTREQVRTAAMATIGLSIGVAFGVAMVLGPFVSTHFGLSGVFWLTAGLAALGLLVLWKLVPRAPQRRGHQDVGMDRSQLKSILGRFDLWRLDASIFGLHLILMAIFTAVPFRLINVGIDEAHHGLVYLGVMGLSFIAMVPLVIVAEKRRKMKLMCLGAIAVITLSLIGLGLASSGLVALMAWLFAFFTAFNLLEATLPSLISKMAPAGAKGTAMGIYSTSQFMGAFLGGVMGGWLSQQYGLTAVFIGAAVFGLGWFLLMLGMTPPRHLSSEVVALGPEQQGDTLDSLMERFAAVAGVEDVMVVPEEHTVYLKVDRARLDHEALARLTGNQEGHAA; translated from the coding sequence ATGTCCAAGGCACTGCTTCTAGCCACCGAGCGGCGGGCCATTGTCGGCTTGGCCGGCCTTTACGCCACGCGCATGCTCGGCTTGTTTATGGTGTTACCCGTACTGGCACTCAATGCAGATCACTATGCTGGTGCGACCCCGCTGCTGGTGGGGCTGGCACTAGGTATCTATGGTCTGACCCAGGCCGTATTGCAAATTCCTTTCGGATTGCTGTCCGACCGCATCGGGCGCAAGCCGATCATTGCCGGCGGTCTGCTGCTGTTTCTGCTGGGCAGCATTGTGGCTGCGCAAGCCGACTCCATTGCAGCACTGATTCTAGGACGCAGCCTCCAAGGAAGTGGTGCTGTGGCTGCTGCCATCATGGCGTTGCTGGCCGATCAGACCCGGGAGCAGGTACGAACTGCCGCCATGGCTACCATCGGTCTATCCATCGGCGTTGCCTTTGGTGTAGCCATGGTACTTGGTCCATTTGTCAGTACCCACTTTGGTCTTTCCGGAGTGTTCTGGTTGACGGCAGGGCTTGCGGCACTTGGTCTGTTGGTTCTCTGGAAGCTGGTGCCTCGGGCTCCACAGCGCCGTGGCCACCAGGATGTCGGTATGGATCGCAGCCAGCTCAAAAGCATTCTCGGACGATTTGACCTATGGCGCCTGGATGCTTCCATTTTTGGACTGCACCTGATCCTGATGGCAATCTTCACCGCAGTCCCTTTTCGATTGATCAATGTTGGCATTGATGAGGCACATCATGGCCTGGTCTATCTCGGTGTGATGGGGCTGTCTTTCATTGCCATGGTGCCGCTGGTAATTGTTGCCGAGAAGCGGCGCAAGATGAAACTGATGTGTCTGGGAGCCATTGCCGTCATTACTCTTAGCCTGATAGGGCTGGGGCTGGCCAGCTCTGGGCTGGTGGCTCTCATGGCCTGGTTGTTTGCCTTTTTCACGGCTTTCAACCTGCTGGAGGCGACGCTGCCGTCATTGATCAGCAAGATGGCACCTGCCGGGGCCAAGGGCACCGCTATGGGCATCTATTCCACCAGCCAGTTCATGGGAGCCTTTTTAGGCGGCGTAATGGGTGGCTGGTTATCCCAGCAATATGGACTGACAGCAGTATTCATTGGTGCAGCCGTATTCGGGTTAGGCTGGTTCCTGCTGATGCTCGGCATGACACCACCAAGACATCTTTCCAGTGAAGTGGTGGCGCTGGGGCCAGAGCAGCAAGGTGATACTCTTGATAGTTTGATGGAGCGCTTTGCGGCAGTGGCTGGTGTTGAAGATGTGATGGTCGTGCCAGAAGAGCACACGGTTTATCTCAAGGTGGACCGTGCCAGGCTTGATCATGAAGCTTTAGCACGCTTGACCGGGAACCAGGAAGGTCATGCAGCCTGA
- the ssb gene encoding single-stranded DNA-binding protein, whose translation MARGINKVILIGNLGQDPEVRFTPSGTAVANLNLATTDNWMDRQSGQRQERTEWHRVVLFNKLAEIAQQYVKKGAKLYIEGRLQTRKWQDQNGQDRYSTEIVANDMQMLDGRGDGGQQAGGFGGGQQGGYGAQQGGGFGGGQQAAYGAAAPQQAPAPQQQSNFAGQQSGGFSGQQGGGYGGGQPAQQPQQPQQPSSGGQKGGFGAPDPGSFDDFDDEIPF comes from the coding sequence ATGGCCCGTGGCATCAACAAGGTCATCCTCATCGGTAACCTCGGTCAGGATCCTGAGGTCCGTTTCACTCCGTCCGGTACCGCGGTGGCCAACCTCAACCTGGCGACGACCGATAACTGGATGGATCGCCAGAGCGGGCAGCGTCAGGAGCGGACCGAGTGGCACCGTGTGGTGCTGTTCAACAAGCTGGCTGAAATCGCCCAGCAATACGTCAAGAAGGGCGCCAAACTGTATATCGAAGGCCGCCTGCAGACTCGCAAGTGGCAGGACCAGAATGGCCAGGATCGTTACTCCACCGAGATCGTTGCCAACGACATGCAGATGCTCGATGGGCGTGGTGATGGTGGCCAACAGGCTGGTGGATTCGGCGGTGGCCAGCAAGGAGGTTATGGAGCTCAGCAGGGTGGCGGCTTTGGCGGTGGCCAACAGGCGGCTTATGGCGCAGCTGCGCCTCAGCAGGCCCCGGCCCCACAGCAGCAGTCCAACTTCGCCGGCCAGCAGAGCGGCGGTTTCAGTGGCCAACAAGGTGGCGGTTATGGTGGCGGCCAGCCGGCACAACAGCCCCAGCAGCCTCAGCAGCCCAGTTCAGGCGGCCAGAAGGGCGGTTTCGGTGCTCCGGATCCCGGCAGCTTCGATGATTTTGATGACGAGATCCCGTTCTAA
- a CDS encoding LacI family DNA-binding transcriptional regulator, whose translation MTRDSRKSSTIHEIARRAGVSIASVSRALNGKPGIGEALRERILKISRELEYRPSAAARALISGKAAVVGISLGRQEIELRPYYILLYQHLTLALHQHGRVPMFFAHDQFETLSEQAGSAILLGESPDDTRARILTEKSIPWVRVGSAGEGFSLAPDDRYGIELATRYLIDKGRRRLVFLGSELELPYCRHRLAGYQQVMQDAGLAERSISLPFTIESALDAYRELARHLKRYGLDFDGLVCETDELALGAVAALEDHGIVVPDQVAVTGFDDLPALAGSLTTVRQDIALLAREAVALLVEALAGEPPRHMMIPVELVPRETG comes from the coding sequence ATGACCCGAGACTCTCGCAAGTCCTCCACCATCCACGAAATTGCCCGTCGTGCGGGTGTGTCGATCGCTTCTGTGAGCCGCGCACTGAACGGCAAGCCAGGGATCGGTGAAGCGTTGCGCGAGCGCATTCTCAAGATAAGCCGTGAACTGGAGTATCGGCCAAGCGCCGCAGCACGGGCGCTGATCAGCGGCAAGGCTGCTGTGGTGGGGATTTCTCTTGGACGCCAGGAAATTGAGCTGCGCCCCTACTACATCTTGCTTTACCAGCACCTGACTCTTGCACTGCATCAGCATGGCCGGGTGCCGATGTTCTTTGCCCATGATCAGTTCGAGACCCTGTCCGAGCAGGCCGGCTCAGCGATTCTTCTAGGGGAGTCTCCCGATGACACCCGGGCCCGCATCCTTACGGAAAAAAGCATTCCCTGGGTGCGTGTGGGGAGTGCCGGGGAAGGGTTCTCCCTGGCGCCGGATGATCGATATGGTATCGAGCTGGCAACGCGTTACCTGATCGACAAAGGGCGCCGACGCCTGGTGTTTCTTGGTAGTGAGCTGGAATTGCCGTACTGTCGTCATCGTCTGGCAGGATATCAGCAGGTCATGCAGGATGCGGGACTGGCTGAGCGTAGCATCAGTCTGCCTTTCACCATTGAGTCTGCACTGGATGCCTATCGTGAGTTGGCCCGGCACCTGAAGCGATACGGGCTGGATTTCGATGGCCTGGTATGTGAAACGGATGAGCTGGCTCTTGGGGCAGTGGCGGCGCTCGAGGATCATGGCATCGTCGTCCCTGACCAGGTTGCAGTGACCGGCTTCGATGACTTGCCCGCCCTGGCAGGGTCACTGACCACAGTACGCCAGGATATCGCCCTGTTGGCCAGAGAAGCGGTAGCGCTGTTGGTGGAGGCGCTGGCAGGGGAGCCTCCGCGCCATATGATGATTCCGGTCGAGCTGGTTCCACGGGAGACAGGCTGA
- a CDS encoding sulfite exporter TauE/SafE family protein yields the protein MSDLFWYQYALIGLIFCWSGFVRSSLGFGGAVLALPFLLLVVNRPLLFLPLIAVHLLIFSSWIAWQGHRQARLAGGDAARDGNIDWRYLGKALSIMIVPKIIGVVGLLTLPASLMTTVIFTIVIIYGASYALNRPFRSNSKVVDVVLLALGGYVSGTSLIGAPLIVAVFASHVAKHQLRDTLFVLWFILVVIKMVSFIIAGVDLQLIHHLWLLPCAWVGHMLGERVHRYLVGARSEVFFRVLGAVLVLVSVVGLVASPH from the coding sequence ATGTCCGATCTGTTTTGGTATCAGTACGCACTCATTGGCCTGATTTTCTGTTGGAGCGGTTTTGTCCGCTCCAGCCTGGGGTTTGGTGGAGCGGTACTGGCGCTGCCTTTCTTGTTGCTGGTGGTCAATCGCCCTCTGCTTTTCCTGCCTCTCATCGCCGTCCATCTGTTGATATTTTCCAGCTGGATTGCCTGGCAAGGTCACCGTCAGGCCAGGCTGGCCGGTGGCGATGCCGCTCGCGATGGCAACATCGACTGGCGATACCTGGGCAAGGCACTGTCGATCATGATAGTGCCCAAGATCATCGGAGTAGTAGGACTGCTGACGCTCCCCGCATCGTTGATGACGACAGTGATCTTCACCATTGTCATCATCTATGGTGCCAGTTATGCGCTGAATCGCCCTTTCCGAAGTAACAGCAAGGTGGTGGATGTTGTTCTGCTGGCGTTGGGAGGCTACGTCAGCGGGACTTCCTTGATCGGTGCTCCACTGATCGTGGCGGTATTTGCTTCCCATGTCGCCAAGCATCAGCTGCGCGATACCTTGTTTGTGCTGTGGTTCATCCTGGTGGTGATCAAGATGGTGTCATTCATCATTGCAGGTGTTGACCTGCAGTTGATCCATCACCTGTGGTTGTTACCCTGTGCCTGGGTTGGTCACATGCTTGGCGAGCGTGTGCATCGCTACCTGGTGGGGGCACGCTCGGAAGTGTTCTTCCGTGTACTCGGTGCCGTGCTGGTTCTGGTCAGTGTGGTGGGGCTGGTCGCCTCACCACACTGA
- a CDS encoding 2-isopropylmalate synthase: MLQHPEHKYRPTPNVDLPSRRWPSRTITHAPVWLSTDLRDGNQALFEPMGVERKLYLFNELVRLGFKEIEVGFPAASRTDHDMVRRLIDEQLIPADVTPMVMTQMRADLIEQTVHSVAGAKRVIVHLYNAIAPVWRRVVFGLSVSEVEQLVAHHVELLRQEIEHHPETEWILQYSPETFCMAELEVSLRICNTAIRCWDAGPGRPIIINLPTTVEVSTANVFADQIEWMSERLERREHVVLSVHPHNDRGTGVACAEQALLAGAQRVEGCLFGNGERSGNLDLVTLALNLYTQGIHPGLDFSDITAVARMAEKCTALPIHPRHPYVGDLVFTAFSGSHQDAIAKGLAAQDDKSVWEVPYLPIDPHDLGRTYDGIVRVNSQSGKGGIAFLLQRDHGMKIPRRMQIEFSAIVQEQADSSETELSSQGIWELFDNTYLAPARMGGSLAYIGHRLHDTGEGHGIDIDIELADGTRQRLSGTGNGPIDATVAALGMPLRIDSYEERSLESGADASALAIVEGSWPGMPGVHFGAGHHSNITIASIQAVLSIAARFVQASGNQPVISSSSIISSQQHTA, from the coding sequence ATGCTCCAACATCCTGAGCACAAATACCGCCCCACCCCAAACGTAGACTTGCCATCCCGTCGCTGGCCCTCGCGCACCATCACCCATGCTCCTGTATGGCTCTCCACCGACCTGAGAGATGGCAACCAGGCATTGTTCGAGCCGATGGGCGTCGAACGCAAGCTGTACCTGTTCAACGAGCTGGTGCGCCTGGGCTTCAAGGAGATAGAAGTCGGCTTTCCTGCCGCCTCTCGTACTGACCATGACATGGTTCGCCGACTCATCGATGAACAGCTCATCCCCGCGGATGTCACCCCGATGGTGATGACCCAGATGCGTGCCGACTTGATTGAGCAAACCGTTCACAGCGTCGCAGGAGCTAAACGCGTCATCGTCCATTTATACAACGCCATTGCCCCCGTATGGCGGCGTGTCGTCTTTGGGTTATCTGTCTCGGAAGTCGAACAACTGGTGGCACATCATGTAGAGCTGCTGCGCCAGGAAATCGAACATCATCCTGAAACTGAATGGATACTGCAGTACTCACCTGAAACGTTCTGCATGGCAGAGCTGGAGGTTTCACTGCGCATCTGCAACACGGCCATTCGCTGCTGGGATGCAGGACCAGGACGGCCGATCATCATCAACTTGCCCACGACAGTAGAAGTTTCCACAGCCAACGTTTTCGCCGACCAGATTGAATGGATGAGCGAACGCCTTGAACGTCGCGAGCATGTGGTGCTTTCCGTACACCCCCATAACGACCGTGGCACAGGTGTCGCATGTGCCGAGCAGGCCCTGCTGGCCGGAGCTCAACGGGTCGAAGGTTGCCTGTTCGGCAATGGCGAGCGCAGCGGCAACCTCGACCTGGTGACATTGGCCCTCAATCTGTATACCCAAGGCATCCACCCTGGGCTGGATTTCTCCGACATCACGGCAGTGGCTCGTATGGCGGAAAAGTGCACGGCCTTACCCATACATCCTCGCCACCCATATGTCGGTGACCTGGTATTCACCGCTTTCTCGGGGTCGCATCAGGATGCTATAGCAAAAGGCCTGGCTGCCCAGGATGACAAAAGTGTCTGGGAAGTCCCCTATTTGCCCATTGACCCTCATGATCTGGGACGCACCTACGATGGTATCGTGCGGGTCAACAGCCAATCGGGGAAAGGCGGTATTGCCTTCCTGCTGCAGCGTGATCATGGCATGAAGATACCCAGGCGCATGCAGATCGAGTTCAGTGCCATCGTTCAGGAACAGGCCGACTCCAGTGAAACAGAACTGAGTAGCCAGGGTATTTGGGAGTTGTTCGATAACACCTACCTGGCACCAGCACGTATGGGGGGGTCACTGGCCTACATTGGTCATCGCCTGCATGATACCGGCGAGGGGCATGGTATCGACATCGACATTGAGCTTGCCGACGGCACTCGCCAGCGATTGTCCGGAACAGGCAATGGACCCATTGATGCAACAGTCGCGGCGCTGGGAATGCCATTGCGTATCGACAGCTATGAAGAGCGTAGCCTGGAAAGTGGTGCCGACGCTTCCGCTCTGGCTATCGTGGAAGGCAGCTGGCCGGGCATGCCAGGGGTGCATTTCGGCGCCGGCCATCACTCGAACATCACCATTGCTTCGATACAGGCAGTCCTCAGTATCGCAGCACGCTTTGTTCAGGCTTCAGGCAACCAGCCCGTCATCTCATCTTCCTCCATCATTTCATCGCAGCAGCATACTGCCTGA
- a CDS encoding AraC family transcriptional regulator → MLDTCQPDYDSLETPVTGVSVDYPSGHIVKPHRHPRAQLVYAIEGVLVVETPAGRWVTPPTHGVWVHAGIEHSLRMRGVTRVRSLFVNPDAIAGLPQDNCVISVSPLLRELILAATQVTAGYSSDSRDGRLMRFILDELCAVQVLPFHLPWPDDARIASVCQALSQQPAINLTAGEWAQQLAMSSKTFHRRFLHSTGVTFGRWRQQARLLNSLEFLAQGRPVLEVAFQHGYDSQSAFAAAFKRQFGVSPSAFFVPDGLEE, encoded by the coding sequence ATGCTCGATACCTGTCAGCCTGACTATGACTCGCTGGAGACACCCGTCACTGGTGTCTCCGTAGACTACCCCAGTGGACATATCGTCAAGCCTCACCGTCATCCACGTGCACAGCTGGTCTATGCCATAGAGGGAGTGCTGGTGGTTGAGACACCGGCAGGACGCTGGGTAACGCCCCCCACCCACGGTGTCTGGGTGCATGCAGGCATTGAGCATTCGTTGCGTATGCGTGGTGTCACGCGGGTGCGAAGCCTGTTCGTCAACCCCGATGCCATCGCGGGTCTTCCCCAGGACAACTGCGTTATCAGCGTTTCTCCTCTGTTGCGCGAGCTGATTCTGGCCGCGACCCAAGTAACGGCAGGATATTCCAGTGATAGTCGCGATGGACGCCTGATGCGCTTTATTCTTGATGAACTATGCGCTGTGCAAGTACTGCCCTTTCATCTCCCATGGCCCGATGATGCGCGCATTGCCTCTGTTTGTCAGGCGCTGAGCCAGCAACCCGCGATCAACCTGACGGCAGGTGAATGGGCTCAACAGCTCGCCATGAGCAGCAAGACTTTTCACCGTCGTTTCCTGCATAGCACTGGAGTGACATTTGGCCGCTGGCGACAGCAGGCCCGCTTGTTGAACTCGCTGGAATTTCTGGCACAGGGCCGTCCCGTTCTGGAGGTGGCTTTTCAGCACGGATACGACAGCCAGAGTGCTTTTGCGGCAGCTTTCAAGCGTCAATTTGGTGTGTCGCCTTCGGCCTTCTTTGTTCCGGATGGCCTGGAAGAGTGA
- a CDS encoding ThuA domain-containing protein, producing MTLRVTVWGENVHEQTNDIVARLYPEGMHACIAEALNEDDAIEARTAILQDPEHGLSEDVLESTDVLTWWGHAAHGQVSDEIVDRVQKRVLEGMGLMVLHSGHYSKIFKRLMGTTCSLKWREAGERERLWVVNPGHPIVQGVGDYIELPHAEMYGEPFAVPNPDEVVFISAFEGGEVFRSGLTYKRGNGKVFYFRPGHETYPIYYDAKVRQVLRNAVHWLRPEGSRWVDSCPNVPPDQAPNPVEIKGESLHKPGEEGFR from the coding sequence ATGACGTTACGAGTGACAGTATGGGGTGAGAATGTCCACGAACAGACGAATGATATCGTGGCCCGCCTGTATCCTGAGGGGATGCATGCATGTATAGCCGAAGCGCTCAACGAGGATGATGCCATCGAGGCGCGTACCGCGATCCTTCAGGATCCAGAACATGGATTGAGCGAAGACGTGCTGGAAAGCACGGACGTGCTGACCTGGTGGGGACATGCCGCACATGGCCAGGTCAGTGATGAAATCGTCGACCGGGTGCAGAAGAGAGTGCTGGAAGGCATGGGCCTGATGGTGCTGCATTCCGGCCACTATTCGAAGATCTTCAAGCGTCTGATGGGCACCACATGCTCGCTGAAATGGCGTGAGGCCGGTGAGCGAGAAAGACTGTGGGTGGTCAATCCAGGACACCCCATCGTCCAGGGAGTGGGTGACTATATCGAGCTGCCTCATGCCGAAATGTACGGTGAGCCCTTTGCAGTACCCAACCCGGATGAAGTTGTCTTCATCAGTGCCTTTGAGGGCGGAGAAGTGTTCCGCTCAGGACTGACCTACAAGCGTGGCAACGGTAAGGTCTTCTATTTCCGACCAGGCCACGAGACCTACCCCATTTATTACGATGCAAAAGTGCGGCAGGTATTGCGTAATGCGGTTCACTGGCTGCGCCCCGAGGGATCGCGCTGGGTGGATAGTTGCCCCAATGTACCGCCAGATCAGGCTCCCAATCCAGTGGAGATCAAAGGCGAAAGCCTGCACAAGCCGGGTGAGGAGGGCTTCCGATGA